A genomic stretch from Lathyrus oleraceus cultivar Zhongwan6 chromosome 2, CAAS_Psat_ZW6_1.0, whole genome shotgun sequence includes:
- the LOC127122790 gene encoding uncharacterized protein LOC127122790: MGQLTQQLASSSQAQGALPSAIVPNPREHHSVSAVTTRNELFKMLEINIPLLEALEQMPTYAKFMKDIILKRRTTYTNPIILTETCSTILQGMKIPIKKKDRGAVTIPCTIGDRSFNKALIDLGDNVSLMPYSIYKKLGIGVVQDTRMTLQFADHSVKKPYGIIKDVLVKIDKFVFSMDFVILEMPEDEEIPLIMGRPFLETGRCLINIEEGTMTLKVYDEELKINVRNIMKDKDDICTSHTIEVMNQVTTYDSPLNAPPSPLERVLSLSNSDSDKEEDNEDP, translated from the exons atgggtcaACTCACTCAGCAATTAGCATCgagttctcaagcacaaggtgcTCTACCTAGTGCAATTGTGCCCAATCCTAGAGAGCATCATAGTGTGAGTGCTGTGACAACAAGAAATG AGTTGTTCAAGATGCTGGAGATTAACATTCCTTTGCTGGaggcacttgaacaaatgcctacttatgccaagttcatgaaggatatcATTTTGAAGAGGCGTACCACCTACACTAACCCAATTATTCTAACCGAAACTTGTAGCactattttgcagggtatgaagattccgaTAAAGAAGAAAGACCGAGGAGCTGTCACCATACCATGTACTATTGGAGATAGGTCATTCAATAAAGCTCTTATTGATTTGGGAGATAATGTGAGTCTCATGCCGTATTCCATTTACAAGAAGCTTGGTATAGGGGTTGTGCAAGATACCAGGATGACACTCCAATTCGCTGATCATTCGGTCAAGAAACCGTATGGCATTATAAAagatgttctggtgaagattgataagtttgttTTCTCGATGGATTTTGTAATTCTtgaaatgccggaagatgaagagatcccTCTCATTATGGGGAGACCCTTTTTGGAAACGGGAAGGTGTTTAATCAACATAGAAGAAGGAACCATGACGTTGAAGGTTTATGATGAGGAATTGAAAATCAATGTTCGAAACATCATGAAAGACAAAGATGATATTTGTACCAGTCATACTATAGAGGTTATGAATCAGGTGACGACATATGACAGCCCTTTGAATGCACCACCGTCACCTTTGGAAAGAGTGTTAAGTTTGTCCAATTCTGACAGTGATAAAGAAGAGGACAACGAGGACCCCTAA